Genomic DNA from Marnyiella aurantia:
TAATCTGAAAGACAATACCCACCGCATAATTGATGACCGGAATTACCAGGATGTATACACAGATCCGGGCTCATTCAGTCAAACTAAAAATCAATATGGCAGAACAGTTATAGATACCAAAAGCAATAAAGCGTATCTGGTGGGCGAGGGATTCACGAAAGCCGGACAGTTCCCGTTCATAGACGAAATCGATATAAACACTTTAGCTAAAAAACGCATTTACACTTCCAAACTTAAGAACTCAAAGGAAAATATCATCGATATTATTGATGTCAAAAAAGGTGAAGTACTGGTGGTGGAACAGTCGGCGGGCAGGTATCCGAATTATTTCATTCGAAACATCAAAAACAGTAAAGCAACTGCACTGACTGCCTTCGCAAATCCCTTTGACAGTATAAAAGATGTTTACAAGGAAGTCATCAAATACAAACGGAACGATGGCGTGGAGCTTAGTGGCACCCTTTATTTACCGGCAGGATTTGACAGGAAAAATCCGAAAGAAAAATTACCACTGCTGATCTGGGCCTACCCGGCTGAGTATAAAGACAAAAATACAGCGGGGCAAAATACACAGAATCCGAATGATTTTACATTTCCCAGCTATGGTTCATTTATATATTGGGTTACTAAAGGTTATGCTGTTTTGGATGATGCTGCTTTTCCCATAATCGGTGAAGGAAAGACAGAGCCTAATGACACATTTATTCCGCAGCTGGTGGCCAACGGTAAAGCTGCAATTGATGCAGTGGATCAGTTAGGTTATATTGACCGGTCAAAAGTTGCTGTTGGCGGTCATTCCTACGGAGCATTTATGACGGCTAATCTGCTTACTCACTCCAAGGATTACGCATGTGGAATTGCGCGCAGCGGTGCCTATAACAGAACTCTTACGCCATTCGGTTTCCAGTCTGAACAGCGTAACTACTGGGATGTTCCGGAAGTTTACAACAAGATGTCGCCATTTATGAATGCTGATAAAATGAAAACACCAATGCTTCTGTTACACGGCGAAGCCGATAATAATCCCGGCACATTTACCCTACAGACAGAAAGATACTTCCAGGCACTGAAAAATCTGGGCGCACCGGTGCGGATGGTTTTGCTGCCGCTGGAATCCCATGGTTACGCTGCCCGCGAAAGTATCCTGCATGTATTATGGGAACAGGATCAGTTCCTTGAGAAATGCTTTAAAAAATAAGATTCAGGTCTTCCGTTTTGGAAGACCTTTTCTTTACTTAACTCCTTGATAGCAGTGTACCATTATTCTACTGCACAGTTGTTAAGCACCTCACCTGTTTCATTATTGGGACCAGCTTAAATACCTACAGAAATAAAGTACCTGAAAAAAAAAATCTGTTTGAAATGGACTCCAACCTTGTCAAGGTTTTGAACCTTGACAAGGTTCTGCTAACTTGTACATCAACTAAATAACCTACTTGGGTTTTCTACTTTAAGGACGCCTGCGAATTGGGTGGTCTGAGCCTGGCAACTAAGGAAATTATTTTGAATGTTATTAAAATAGAAAAACCGTCCGACGGAGTTTGGAATTACTGTTTAGTTGAGAACGGATTTATCATGTAAATAAAATAACGGGTTACAAATCCGCGACATTGGGGCTTCAACCTTGTCAAGGTTTGGAACCTTGACAAGGTTCTGCGAACTTCTACATTAGCAAAATCACCTTCTTTGGCTTTCCACTTCAAGAACGCCTACGAATTGGGTGCTCTGAGCCTCGCAACTAAGGAAAATATTTTGAACGTTATTAATTCGGCAAAACCACTAACTTCGCTACAAGCACGGTTCAGAAATTTGCTTACCCTTAACTCCTCCGGTGATTTTTTTGTAGCCATATTAAAGATTTTATTGTTTATTTTACCAAAATTAATAAAACAGCGAGGAGAAAAGCTACCAGAGGTTTAGTTCAACATCAGTAACCGTTGCACAACCCCTTATTTGCTGCAATAAGTTTCCGGAATCTACAAAAATCAACCTCTTTCAAAGCGATTTAAAGGAGGTTGTTGTTTTTTTGAACTATCGTATTCCGGATTTTCCGGTAGCTTAAATGTAAGCAGGTGAAGTTGTAGGAAAGAGGTTCTGCCAAGACCCGACTATATATTTATTTATGTCCTACTAACTGATCGCGCTGGAGCAAGTATAGAACAGTAACCAAGCTTCCACAACAAAACATGCCTATTATCCAAAGGAGAGAGTTTCTGAAGGAATGCTTAATGATATCGTAAAACACCATCAGCCACGTAAATATGCCCGGAATGATGGCAACGGTTAAAATAAAGTTTGGCTTAAAGGGTCCTATTGAAAAATGTGTGATTTTAAACCAGATACCTATCCACATTAGTAAAAAACTGAGAACAGCTACAAAAAGTAAAAACTTCCGGTCAATAATCATGGGCTTAGGATTCATAAAGGCTGGCTTAGCGGTTTGGTACAAATTTCACTATTAAACGGTTCAATAATAGTGTGCTGATCATCAATAGTAAAAATAACAAAAAAACCTCACCCGAAGGCAAGGTTCAATAGTTTAAAAATAAGTCTTACTTAGTTGCAGGTGCTGGCGGCGGAGTGTTTCCTTCTTCCGGCTGCAACTCTGCTTCAGGTGCAAAAAGATCGTTCTGCAACGAAGCCTCAGGTGCTACCTGCGGTGCCTTAAGTCCGGACAATTGATCCAACAATGCTACGAGTTCGGGATCGCCCAGATTGAAGAAGTTCCGTCCGGCGATTTTACCGTCTTTATCCAATACGATGAAACTTGGTGTCAGTTTAAAGCCGTAAATACCGTATTTCTTTGCAAAGTCCGAGTTCAGACCGCCTTCAGCATATACATTGGTTCCAGGGATGCCTTTCAGCATGGCCGAGCTGGTCTTATTGAACTGCTCTTTGGTATCATCAAAATTCACAAAAGTAAAGTTGATTTTCTGCTTATAGAAATCAACCACCTGGCTTAGGATTGGAACGGTAGATTCGGTGATGTAAGGTGTCCAGGATGCGTAGAACATCATTACTGTGGGTTTACCTTTACTGTCGGCCACTTTATAAGCTTTACCGTCCTGTTTGATAAGCGACGCTTCCGGCGCCACTTCTCCCTTCTTAAGACCGGATAGAACAAACAGTACTGTCTTCAGGTCTTTTTTAATATCGGCATCCTTGATGTCTTTATCAATGATGGAGGCTACCTTATCAGTTGTTTCTTTTGTGGAAGATGGATTGATGTCCGACTGCGCCATTACGAACGCCAAAAGGTAATCCTTGGCGGTTTGCGAAAGGTCTTTGCGCTGCTTCAGATAGCTGCTGAAAACCTCTGAAGTGATCATATCTGTCTTGCCGGCGGTTTGTGCAGTAGCATACTTCTGGAAATCCTCACTCATCTTGCCCAACAGGTAGTTGCGGTATAAAGGATGTTCCTTCACCATCATATCCTTATCTTCCTGAAGCTTCAGTTCATAATCCTTCAATGCTTTGGAATTGGCGAAAGCCGGGTTAGCTGTCATCTGCTTACGGTACATTTCGTACTGCGGAATAATGGACATAATACCGGTGCGCACGTCATTTTTCTTCCAGGAAATCACTTCCTTGTCGGCGCTGGTTTTCTTGCCAACTTCATCAATATTCTTTTCAAGGTCTGCCTGGATTTTCTGAAGGGCTTTCAGGAAAGCATTTTCGTCCTTGTTCATATGATCCTGCATATTTACCTTCTGGGTATATTCGGTCATATATTTCTGAGTCTGCTGAAGAAAATCGTTGTTTCCTTTGGCATCTCCTGTTATTTTAAATTCAGCTGGGAAGCTTGAAGCATCTCCGGAGATATTCAGGCTCTGTCCTGCTTTCAGGTAGATCAGGTTTTGTTTTCCGGCATATGAAATGACATACATGCCGCTTTTAGGCGCTTCAAAGTCACCTCTGAAGTTTCCGTCCTTATCTACACCCATATTGATTACAGGCAAAGTAGCCACGCCGGAAGCTTCCGTAAATTCAATTCTTTCCAGTGGCGAGCCGCCGGTTACTTTACCGGATACTTCAACTTTCTTTGAACAGGTAACGGCCAGGAAAGCCAGTACCATCATAAACAGATATTTACCGAGTGAACTCAGTGCTTTTTGCTGTAATCCGTGAATTTTCAGTTTATTCATTATTCATTTAATTTGGGCAAAAATAAAGCATTGATGCTGTAGAATAAAATTAAATATCACAAATTGTGAAGGTTTAACAGGAAAAAACCGTCTCCAGATAATGGAAACGGTTTTATGATGATATTATAATATAGTTATCCTCTGTCCAGG
This window encodes:
- a CDS encoding TlpA family protein disulfide reductase, which translates into the protein MNKLKIHGLQQKALSSLGKYLFMMVLAFLAVTCSKKVEVSGKVTGGSPLERIEFTEASGVATLPVINMGVDKDGNFRGDFEAPKSGMYVISYAGKQNLIYLKAGQSLNISGDASSFPAEFKITGDAKGNNDFLQQTQKYMTEYTQKVNMQDHMNKDENAFLKALQKIQADLEKNIDEVGKKTSADKEVISWKKNDVRTGIMSIIPQYEMYRKQMTANPAFANSKALKDYELKLQEDKDMMVKEHPLYRNYLLGKMSEDFQKYATAQTAGKTDMITSEVFSSYLKQRKDLSQTAKDYLLAFVMAQSDINPSSTKETTDKVASIIDKDIKDADIKKDLKTVLFVLSGLKKGEVAPEASLIKQDGKAYKVADSKGKPTVMMFYASWTPYITESTVPILSQVVDFYKQKINFTFVNFDDTKEQFNKTSSAMLKGIPGTNVYAEGGLNSDFAKKYGIYGFKLTPSFIVLDKDGKIAGRNFFNLGDPELVALLDQLSGLKAPQVAPEASLQNDLFAPEAELQPEEGNTPPPAPATK